A window of Candidatus Dojkabacteria bacterium contains these coding sequences:
- a CDS encoding helix-turn-helix domain-containing protein — protein sequence MTRSTAQRYANIFQSLTEAESLVMLDYLRQKGGEVTLKELADEANTSESRARGLLEELEQVYLVNENRENGETTYYYESTTVADRLRYILDRME from the coding sequence ATGACAAGATCAACAGCACAAAGATATGCGAATATTTTTCAGTCCTTAACAGAGGCTGAGTCTCTTGTAATGTTGGATTATCTGAGGCAAAAGGGTGGAGAAGTTACGCTGAAAGAGCTTGCAGATGAGGCAAACACTTCTGAATCACGGGCTCGTGGACTCCTTGAAGAGCTAGAGCAGGTGTACCTGGTTAATGAAAATCGTGAGAATGGCGAAACAACCTACTACTATGAGTCAACGACAGTGGCAGATAGGTTGAGATATATCTTGGATCGCATGGAGTAA